TTAAACCAAGAAACTTCTTTGGCACAAAAAAGCCGATTGTAGATTGGTTTCATCAAAGTACTTTTCATTATTTCATCAGCCATTCAAGAGCCTCGGTTTTGTCAGAGAAAATAAATAATTGCGACCCTCTGTTGTGTGCAACGGTTTCAGAAAATTTGTTGATCTGATCTTTTTTACCTATCACCGCCAATTTTATCCTGAAAGAAAACAACTTCGCTATCAACTCTCCAAGAACAAAGCGATCGAAATTCGGTATAATTCCGTCCTTCTTCGTGATATCGACAAGCAGTTTGTGAATCTTGTTTTCCATACAGTGATTATATATTTCTTCAATCATTTTCTTCCCTTCGTCCAGGGAATAAATGCCGGTAATCTCAAAGTATGAGTAATCCTCTTTGGTTTCTTTTAAGCTATATTTCATTTTGGAACTCTTCAACATTCTATCTCAACAATAAATTAGAGAATCAAAACATTTCCAAAAATGCGCTGCGGCGCGTCGAAAAGTGTTCATCCGGTCCTCGATTGAGCATGTCATCTGACTATTGCAATACACACTGATTTTGTACCACGCAGCGGGAAAGCCAGACTCCTGTTTGTGCACCAACAAGGTGCCTCCTGTTCGCACAGTAAATTTATTTCTTCTATCTATGAAGTGCAAACGAGTTTTCCCCTTTGTTATTTGGGTCGGGCGAAATATATTTTGCCATGCTCCTGTCGTATCTCCTGATGTTTCTCATAGCGGTCTTTGCAGGATTTTTCGGTGCCCTTGTCGGAATCGGCGGAGGGATCGTAATCGTCCCTGCATTGTCGGTCATCTTCCACCTTCCTATCCACACGGCGATTGCCGCGAGCATAGTTTCAGTGATCGCCACCTCGATCGCCGGCGCGCGCTCGTACGTGGATCAGCAAATTACAAACGTGCGGCTCGGTATGTTTCTTGAAATTTCGACCACGCTTGGCGCACTACTCGGAGCGCTGATCGGCGTCATGGTACGCGGCTGGGTTCTTGCTTTGACATTTGCCGCGCTGGTTTTTTACATGGCGATAATTTCGTTCAGGACTCGTAAAACCGAAGACAAAATGATTCGGGCCGGCGTCTATGGCGAAGGAGTTTCCAGCGACACAATTTCATTATCTCTTAGATTGGCAGGCAACTATCATGATGCCGCGATGCAGACGGAGGTTAATTATATGGCGACGCGGACGGTCGAAGGAAGCTTGATCTCATCGTTTGCGGGCATTGCGTCCGGAATGCTTGGCGTTGGCGGCGGAATCATTAAAGTTGCCGCGATGAATTCACTCATGGGAATTCCGATGAAAGTCGCCGTCGCGACGAGCAAGTTTATGATCGGCGTTACCGCCGCAATCAGCGCTGTCGTCTATTTCATCGCGGGCGGAATAAACTTTTATGTCGTAGCTCCTGTCGCACTTGGAACGATGCTGGGCGCAACTCTAGGGAGCGCAGTGATGAACAAGCTCCGGAGCCGCGTGATCAAAACGATTTTCTTCGTTCTCATGCTCTATCTCGGCTATCAAATGCTCGCGAGAGGATTGTCGTCGGGTTTCGGCATTAATCTGCCGGGAACATTATGAATGGTTTTTTGAGATCTCACGAACGGCAGGTTGCTGAACTGGACCTCAGTCCCGACAAATCCGAAGTCCAGTTCATTAATAGAATTGTCATGTTCATTCTTTCCACGGGTATGTACGCCACCGTTGCATTTTATCTAATCGGATTATTTCTACTTTTTACAAAAGGAGATCCGGTGCCCGAGATTTCCAAACAGTACTTCAACTCGTTCGGATCATTTGTCTCGGGCATTTACTCATTCAACCCGCGGCCGTTTTTTTATCTTGGCACAATCTCGCTTATTCTCACGCCGGTCAGCAGAGTATTGATTTCGATCTTTGCATTCTGGAAAGAGAATGATAGAAAATTTGTCTATGTAACTGCCATGGTCTTTCTGATAATCCTTGCGAGTATTGTGGTCGGAAGTATTTTTAAGATAAATGTCGGATGAATCGGGTAGAAAAGTGGCAGGACCGCTGAGGCATCCCTGAAACGCGGAGGTGCCGGCAAAGAATATGGCGCGAAACCGGAGGAATTACATTCCGCTTTTTTTGATTTTGACCTTTGAATTTCATCCTCATAATTGCTAAAATGTTGTCTAACTAAGACTTACATCGTTGAAGAAATCGACGAAAATATTCATGTGGACGATTGGGATCGTCCTTGCTTTAGGCATTCTGATGATTGTCATTATAATAATGTCGGGAGGCGGAGCCGAAGAAGGAGAGTACGATCTTTCCGGGAGCGGGCAGAGAATTGCCGTCGTAAATATTACAGGTACGATTTTGTCATCGAGAGAAACAGTCTCGACACTGAAGAGCCTCGCAGAAAGTCCGAATGTAAGCGCAATCCTTCTTCGCGTCGATAGTCCGGGCGGCGGAGTTGCGGCGAGCCAGGAAATTTATGAAGAGATAAAATCGATTCGCGATTCCGGAAAACCGATCGTTGTGTCGATGGGTGCTCTTGCTGCGAGCGGTGGCTACTACGTCAGCTGCGGTGCATCAAGAATCGTGGCCAATCCGGGTACGGTTACCGGAAGTATCGGAGTCATCGCAACGTTTCCGAATTTTACAAAGCTGATGGAGAAAGTTGGGTTGCAGATGAACGTTGTAAAGAGCGGGGAATATAAAGACGCCGGTTCTCCTTTTAGACCGGCGACTAAAGAGGACGAAGAAATTTTTCAGAATGTTGTGGACGACACCTACTCTCAATTTCTCAATGTAGTTTCGTCGGAAAGAAAACTCCCTCTCGAAAAACTGAGAAAGTTTGCCGATGGACGTGTCTTCACCGGCGTTCAAGCCTTGAAGCTGGGTCTGGTGGATACCCTCGGTTCTTATGAAGATGCGGTCAACGTTGCGGCGAAACTCGCGGGAGTGAAAGGGAAGCCGGTGGTCGTAGAAGCGCACAGACAAAGGACGCTTGCCGACCTTATCTTTGGGGATCTATTCTCGAATCTCCATTTCTTCGAGAAGGATTTCATCGAGCAGCCGATATTACAGTACAAAATGAATTAGGAATGGGTCTTAACTGTTAGCGATCCGCTGTTTGTTAAAAACTAATAACAAATGGCTGACGACTAAAAAGGAGAAACGATGAGCGTTACTAAAGCTGATATTGTCGAAGAGATAGCTCTTCAAACCGGTCTTACGAAAATTGAAACCATGGCGGTTGTCGAAGGCTTCCTTGCATCGGTCAGGAATTCACTTGCAGAAGGAAAGACCATCGAGATAAGAGGATTCGGCAGTTTCAAAATCAGAAAGAGAAAGGGACGAATGGCGCGCAACCCCAAGACGGGACAGGCATATCCCGTCAAGGAGCAGTTTGTGCCGTACTTCAAAGTGTCGAAAGAATTCAAGGCATTTGTGGACGAGCATCTCGGGAAAAATATTCCCGTCGAAAAAGAAACGGATGGCTCGCATGTGGCCGGAGAGGAAGCGGCGCAGAAGTGACAACAGTGTTTTGTCCGCATTGCGGGACAGAATTGTCGAGTGAATACAATTTTTGCCCGAAATGCGGTACAAAACTTCAATTGGCGAGCAGTCAGCAGCCGGCAATCAGTCAACCTTCCGTTATTACTTGTCCGACGTGCGGATTTCAAAACCCGGTCGGAAATAAATCGTGCGAATCTTGCGGCTCTTATCTCAAAAGTTCGGAAAGGAGCCAGTCGGAAATCTCGGGCGTGCCAGTGGCTCCTGTAAATATGCCTGGACCCGAACCACCCCGCTCGGTTGAAGCATCTTCCAGGAATGAAAAGCGCAAGGAGGTGAAATCGCAAAGTTCAGTGGCGCGATCACAGCAGAAATTTCGTCTCACCACGACACAGGTAGTATCTATCGTAGCCGCCGTACTGCTCGGGTCGATATTGGTTTACGGGATCGTGTCCACGAAATCGGTCACTCCGCAGCAGGATAACACGGCAGGTCTGGATGCGCAGCAGCAGGCAACGGCAAACCAGCCGAGCGCGGATGTGCTCCATGAAATAGATCGTTTGAGGCAAGTGGTCGACAAGAATCCTGATGATCTAGTCTCAACTCTTCGACTCTCCAATATGCTTCAGGACAACGGGTTCTACGATCAGGCGGTGGTTTATTACAAAAGATATCTCGCAAAAATTCCCGATAATGTTGATGCGAGAGTCGACTATGGGGTGACGCTTTTCGAAGGTGGTCATACTCAAGATGCAATCGAGCAGCTGACTCAGGCGCTGAAGATGAACCCGCGACATCAAATAGGTTATTATAATCTGGGCATTGTGTATTTGAATGCCGGAGAGTTTGACAAGGCGAATGCCGCTTTCAAGAAATGCGTTTCGCTGGATCCGAACAGCGACATCGGAAAAAAAGCTCAGCAAACGCTCGAACAACATGCAAACCTAAAAAATTAGGAGGTGATGTAATATGCCGAGTGGTAAAAAGAGGAAACGTCACAAGATGGCAACTCACAAGCGCAAAAAACGTCTCCGCAAGATGCGTCACAAGAAAAAGATTCGTTAGTCAATTCAATATTCAAGCTGCGGTCCGCCGAAAATACTTGGCGGACTTGCAGATCTGATAATTCATAACTAACTGGCTTAGGTTTCAATGAGAACTTTCAAACGAGTTTCACTATTCATTTTTGTCTCAACATGTTTGATATTAGTATCCCAAGCTGCTTTCGGCTGGGGATTCTGGGCGCACAAAGTCATCAACAGGGAAGCTGCTGCCTTACTTCCGGAACCGTTGAAAGGTTTCTATGAGAAGAACCTCGACTACGTTGCCGAACACGCATCGGATCCGGACCTTCGGAGGGACTTCGACAAGAGCGAAGGTTATCGTCATTACATCGACATCGATCGTTACGGCTCATATCCTAATTTTGACGTTCCGCATTCTTATGAAGATGCCGTGAAAAAATACGGCGAGACCACTGTGATAAAAAATGGCACGGTGCCATGGACGGTCGGATTGGCGGTTGATAGTCTCGCAGCGGCGATGAAGACGGGAAATATCCCGCTGGTGCTTCATCTCTCGGCCGATCTCGGCCACTACGTCGGTGACATGAACGTGCCGTTGCATGTGACTCAAAATTATGACGGGCAGATGACGGGCAATATCGGGGTTCACGCGAGATGGGAGAGCGGGATTCCGGAACACTTCGGTGAGAAATATGATTTTGCAGGAATCGACAGTGTGTTCTATATTAAGAATCCGGTTGAGCATGCGTTTGAAATCCTGAATCACAGTTATTCATTGATCGATAGAATTTTCAGAGCCGACAGCATGGCAAAAATCGGGATTCCGCGCGATTCGCTCTACCGCGTGGAGGAAAAAGATGGTCGAAAAGCATATATTTATTCCGAGCGCTATTACGACAAATTCAATATAGAACTGGATGGTATGGTAGAATCACAGATGAGACGAGCGACAAGAGAAGTGGCCTCATACTGGTACACAGCCTGGGTGAACGCAGGTAAACCTAAATTTTGGTGAGAAATATTTCAATGAAATCGAAGCAAGTTCAAAACCGAATTTATTTGACAGAAAAAGAAATACCGAAGAAATGGTATAACATTACATTTAACTTGAAGGAGAAACTTCTTCCGCCTCTCGATCCACAGACGCGTCAGCCCATAGGGCCGGATAAGCTGGCGGCAATTTTCCCGCAGAGACTGATCGAGCAGGAAGTCTACGACAAGCAATTCTTGAAAATTCCGGAGGATATTCTGAAGATTTATTTGAAGTGGCGTCCGACTCCGCTTGTTCGGGCCACGAGACTCGAGGAGATGCTCGAGACGACGGCGCACATTTATTACAAGAATGAGTCGGTTAGTCCGGCGGGAAGCCATAAGCCTAACACAGCTGTCGCGCAGGCGTACTACAACAAGCTCGAAGGTGTCAAGCGTCTTGCTACCGAGACCGGCGCGGGTCAGTGGGGAAGTGCGCTTGCATTGGCGTGCAATTATTTTGATCTCGGGTGTAAAGTCTTCATGGTCAAATCATCGTACGACCAGAAGCCTTATCGTCGCAGCATGATGCAGCTCTGGGGAGCGGAAGTTACACCGAGTCCCAGCGAAGAGACGAAGTCCGGCAAGGAATTACTCGAAAGAGATCCGAACTCACCCGGCAGCCTCGGGATGGCCATCAGCGAGGCGGTTGAAGTGGCTGCGAGCGACCCCGATACGAAATATTCTTTGGGAAGTGTTTTGAACCATGTTCTTCTTCACCAGACGATCATAGGCGAAGAGACGATCAAACAGCTGGAGAAAATCGGAGAATTCCCGAATATTATAATCGGATGTGTGGGAGGGGGATCAAATTTCGGAGGGTTTTCATTCCCGTTCATACGCGAAATTCTGGAAGAGAAACCGCGTGCCAAGAAGATGAAAGTGATCGCAGTTGAGCCTGCCGCCTGTCCCACGATGACGCGCGGGGTTTTTACTTATGACTATGGCGACACCGTCGGTCTGACGCCGCTTCTTCCTATGCACACGCTCGGGCACGATTTTGTGCCTCCTGCGATTCACGCAGGCGGATTGAGGTATCATGGTGTATCGCCGCTCATATCCGCGCTGGTGAACCAGAAAATAATTCACCCGGTTTCATATTCTCAAAATGAAGTCTTCGATGCTGCCGTGAAATTTGCAAGGAGCGAAGGCATAGTACCTGCACCTGAATCGTCGCACGCGATCCGCGCAACGATCGACGAGGCTTTACGCGCAAAGTCCGAAGGAAAAGAAGAAGTCATAGTTTTCAATTTGTCCGGTCACGGTCACTTTGACATGAGCGCCTACGACGCTTACCTGCAGGGGCGGCTCGAGGATACTTCTCTCGATGAAGATGAGCTTCAGAAGTATTTGAGTCAGCTGAAGCATCAAGGGATCGCTGATTGAATATGGTTGGCACTGGTTCTCTGCGATTTCTTGATCGAAGATAACGAATTCTGAACAGACCGGACGTTAGCCGATAGAAAGAGATAGTTCGGGCAGACTTGTTCAGCCTCGGTTGCGAAGATCATTTGAATCACTTTGCAGCAAGTTTTTGCGTTATCGGTCTTCTTGATTTTTACTCTATGCGTTGATAACTTAAAAAAGCGTTTAAAATAATGGGAGGTATATCATGGCACACGACGACAACGGTTTGACCAAGGGTTTGTTGCTCGGCTTTATCGCGGGAGGCGTGATCGGGGCAGTGACCGCGTTACTGCTTGCGCCTAAGTCCGGAAAGGAACTTCGACAGGATATCAAAAAGAAAACAGACGAACTGAAAGAGGTTGCTCAAAATCAGCTCCAACAGGCGCGTGAAAAAGCCGGCGATCTTGTAAATGAGGGGAGAAAGCGCTCCGAAGAAATGATAAGCCAGGCAAAACAGCGAGCGGAGACTCTGCTGTCCGATGCCGAAAAAGTCATCGATCAGGCAAAGGGCGAAGGGAGCAAGCTGAAAGCAGCTTTCAAAGCCGGCGCGGATGCTTTTCGCGAAGAGAGAAACAAAAATAGTTAAAAGGCGGCGACATGACATTTGTTTATATAGCGGCTTCGATTGCTTTACTGTCATTCGCAGCCGCGAGCATCTACATGATAGTTCTCATGAAGGACGCCAAGCAAGTGCTCAATCAGGTAGAGGCTTCGGTCAAAGAAATATCCGATAAATCTGGCCCCCTTCTCGAGAATTCCGGAGTCATCACGGGAAAAATCAGAGAGATTGCCGAGAACGTCGACGGTGAAGTCACAAGTCTGAAGGGGGCTATGGATTCACTCGTCGGTGCAGTCGATGACCTTGTCGAGTTTGAGCGAAAAATCAAATCGAAAATCGAAGGACCAATCTTAGACACCGCGGGCATTGTTGCAGGAATTACAAGAGGAATAAGAACTTTCCTGCGGGTACTTAAAAGTTAATATTATAAGCCGAACGAAAATTGCATCCTGTGAAGTTCGGCTTCCCTGACTTCTTGTTCGGCAAAAGGAGATTCTATGAAGGAGTATCTTTCATCAAATATAAGAAATGTTGCCCTGGTAGGCCATGGCGCTGCAGGCAAGACCACCTTCGCGGAGGCTGTGCTTTATGCGGCCGGCGTCACGAGCCGGATGGGTTCAATCGCTGAAGGGAACACGGTTTCAGATTACAACCACGATGAGATTGAAAAGAAAATCTCGATAAGCACGTCGCTTCTTCATGTTGAATGGCGGGATTTGAAGTTTAATATAGTTGACCCGCCAGGCTACCCGGATTTCCTGGGTGAAGTGAAAGCGGCTTTAAGAGTTTCCGACGCTGCCCTGATTTTCGTCAAAGCCGTCGAAGGTATTGAGGTCGGGACGGAAATCGATTGGGGATTTACCAAGGAATATAAAAACCCGTCGATCTTTGTCATCAATAAAGTAGATGCCGAACACTCAAGCTTCAAAAAGGTTTTTCAGCAGATTCGGGATAAATTAACCCACGATGCCGCAGTGGTACAATTCCCGGCGAACGAGGGATTGACTGCAGACAGCGTGGTTGATGTTTTGAAATTGAAGCTGTTAAAGTTTGATCGAAACGCAAAGGGGAAGTTTACCGAGAGTGAAATTCCGGGTACTCTGAAAACTGAGGCGGAAAAATATCGCGAGGAGCTGATCGAGCAGCTTTCTGAAACGGATGAGGAATTGCTGAATACCTTTCTAGAAAAGGGTGAACTTACTGAAGAACAAATATTGTCGGGGTTGAGGAAGGCAATTGCAGAGCGAAAGATTTTTCCCGTGTTCGCGGTTGCAGGCCAGCAGCTCGTTGGTGTAGCTTCGATTCTCGATTTCCTGGCTGATTACGCTCCTTCGCCTGATGTCGTGCCGCAGAGTATTGCGTATAAGGCGGGAAATTCTAAAGAGGAAGTGAAAGTTCCATGCAGCCCCGGCGGCGACACCGCACTTTTTACATTCAAGACAATTTCTGAGCGCAACATAGGTGAGCTTTCTTTGTTCAGAGTATATTCGGGAATAGTCATGCCGGGTATGGATCTGGTGAATCAAACGAATGGAAAGAGCGAACGGCTCGGAACGTTGTACGTGCTGAACGGAAAAGATCGGAAAGAAATTTCGAAAGTAATAGCCGGTGATATCGCTGCGGTTGTCAAGCTGAAGGATACCCACACCAACAATACGCTTAGCAGCAAGAATTTTCCAGTAGTGCTGAAAAAAATAGAATTTCCTGAGCCGATAATGCGCGTGGCAATCGTCTCCAAGAACAGGCATGACGAGGACAAAGTCGCTTCAGGACTGCACGCGCTTCACGAAGAAGATCCCACGTTTCTCATTGAAGTCGATCCTGAATTGAGCCAGACTGTTCTTAGCGGACAGGGTGAGACGCATTTACAGGTCGTGACCAAGCGGCTCAAAGAGCGCTATGGCGTCGATGTCGACATGGTCGAACCGGATATCCCTTACCGCGAGACTATCAAAGGTTCCATCCCCGACTCTGAATACAAACATAAGAAGCAATCGGGCGGACGCGGCCAGTACGGTCACGTACATTTAAAGATAGAGCATCTGCCGCGCGGCGGCGGATTCGAGTTCGTCGATGCGATTGTGGGTGGAGTTGTGCCGGGAAGGTTTGTTCCCGCCGTTGAGAAAGGTGTCGTTGAGGCAATGGAGCGCGGCGTGGTGTCGGGTCATAAAGTTGTCGACGTAAAAGTGACTTTGTTTGACGGGACATATCATACCGTAGACTCGGATGAGGTCTCTTTCAAGATAGCCGGTTCGATGGCATTCAGAAAAGGCTTCAAGGAAGCCAAACCGATCCTCTTGGAACCAATTTATGAACTCGAAGTGGTCGTGCCGGATGAGCATATGGGAGACATAATGGGCGACATCTCCGGCAGGCGCGGGAAGATCATGGGAATGGAAGCGGAAGGAAGTAATCAAAAGGTTCGTGCACAGGTTCCGCTGAAAGAGCTGTACAAATACGCGAACGTGGTGAGAAGCATGACTCAGGGACGCGGCGTCTTCAAGCAGAAATTCTCCCACTATGAAGAAGTTCCGAAAGAGGTTGCCGAGAAGATTATCTCCGAAGCACAAAAGGACAAAGTAGAACAAGAGTAAAGTGTAATTCTTGTTTTGAATTCTGAAATTCAGATTTAACATTCACAATTTAAAATTTAAGATCCTCCTTTATGCAGCGTTTGTGGTCGCCGTGGCGATCAAAATATATTGAATCGATCTCTGAAAAGAATGACGGAACGCAGAAGAAGTGTATCTTCTGCGAAAAGTTTTCAGAACACGATGACGAAAAAAGTCTCGTCGTCTATCGAGGGAGCCTTTCGGCGATTGTAATGAACCTTTATCCGTACAACAGCGGCCATCTGATGGTTGTCCCGTTCGCTCACAAGGGAGACTTCGAGGATTTAACGGATGAAGAAAATGCGGATGTGATGAGACAGGTGAGATTAGCGGTCAAACTGCTTCGGATGACCTGCCATCCGGATGGATTCAATTTCGGCGCGAATCTTGGGAAGGTCAGCGGCGCTGGGATCGCAGAGCACGTGCACTTCCATGTTGTACCACGATGGAACGGCGACACCAACTTCATGACGGTTCTTGACGACACCAAGATCATCTCTGAGGAGCTTCAGGACACGTACAAAAAGTTCAAGGCTGCTCTCGCCGCAATGAAGCCTTAGAAATAGGGCGCAAAAGGGGCAAATCTTTCAGTCTTTGCGTCTTTTCTATCCTGGAATTTCAAACTTCGACATTTTTCGTCACGGACAAAAAAGGTAAATTATATAAAATCCAATTTCTTGCTCCATTCCGGCATGCATGGACGGCAGGCCGGGAGATACGTGATCTAACGTAGAATAAAAATGACAAAGAAAATCTTATTTATTTTCGGCACTCGCCCTGAAGCCATCAAGATGGCTCCGCTGATAAAAGAAGTCGAAAAGCACAAAGACTTCGAAGCGAAGATTTGCGTTACCGCTCAGCATCGCCAAATGCTTGATCAGGTTTTGAAAATATTCGACATAAGACCTGATTACGACCTCAACATCATGACGAACAACCAGTCCCTCTTCGAAATTACCGCAAAGATCATCGTGAGAATGCAGGACGTCATCGCTCGGGAAAAACCCGACATCGTTGTCGTCCAGGGAGATACGACCACGACGTTTGCTGCATCGCTCGCAGCCTTTTATATGAGAACGGTTGTGGTACACCTCGAGGCAGGACTGAGAACGGGGAACAAGTTTGCTCCTTTTCCCGAAGAGATCAACAGGCGAATAACGAGCACGATAGCT
The DNA window shown above is from Candidatus Acidiferrales bacterium and carries:
- a CDS encoding DUF4180 domain-containing protein, encoding MKYSLKETKEDYSYFEITGIYSLDEGKKMIEEIYNHCMENKIHKLLVDITKKDGIIPNFDRFVLGELIAKLFSFRIKLAVIGKKDQINKFSETVAHNRGSQLFIFSDKTEALEWLMK
- a CDS encoding sulfite exporter TauE/SafE family protein, which encodes MLLSYLLMFLIAVFAGFFGALVGIGGGIVIVPALSVIFHLPIHTAIAASIVSVIATSIAGARSYVDQQITNVRLGMFLEISTTLGALLGALIGVMVRGWVLALTFAALVFYMAIISFRTRKTEDKMIRAGVYGEGVSSDTISLSLRLAGNYHDAAMQTEVNYMATRTVEGSLISSFAGIASGMLGVGGGIIKVAAMNSLMGIPMKVAVATSKFMIGVTAAISAVVYFIAGGINFYVVAPVALGTMLGATLGSAVMNKLRSRVIKTIFFVLMLYLGYQMLARGLSSGFGINLPGTL
- a CDS encoding DUF1634 domain-containing protein, with product MRSHERQVAELDLSPDKSEVQFINRIVMFILSTGMYATVAFYLIGLFLLFTKGDPVPEISKQYFNSFGSFVSGIYSFNPRPFFYLGTISLILTPVSRVLISIFAFWKENDRKFVYVTAMVFLIILASIVVGSIFKINVG
- the sppA gene encoding signal peptide peptidase SppA; amino-acid sequence: MKKSTKIFMWTIGIVLALGILMIVIIIMSGGGAEEGEYDLSGSGQRIAVVNITGTILSSRETVSTLKSLAESPNVSAILLRVDSPGGGVAASQEIYEEIKSIRDSGKPIVVSMGALAASGGYYVSCGASRIVANPGTVTGSIGVIATFPNFTKLMEKVGLQMNVVKSGEYKDAGSPFRPATKEDEEIFQNVVDDTYSQFLNVVSSERKLPLEKLRKFADGRVFTGVQALKLGLVDTLGSYEDAVNVAAKLAGVKGKPVVVEAHRQRTLADLIFGDLFSNLHFFEKDFIEQPILQYKMN
- a CDS encoding HU family DNA-binding protein; this encodes MSVTKADIVEEIALQTGLTKIETMAVVEGFLASVRNSLAEGKTIEIRGFGSFKIRKRKGRMARNPKTGQAYPVKEQFVPYFKVSKEFKAFVDEHLGKNIPVEKETDGSHVAGEEAAQK
- a CDS encoding tetratricopeptide repeat protein is translated as MAPVNMPGPEPPRSVEASSRNEKRKEVKSQSSVARSQQKFRLTTTQVVSIVAAVLLGSILVYGIVSTKSVTPQQDNTAGLDAQQQATANQPSADVLHEIDRLRQVVDKNPDDLVSTLRLSNMLQDNGFYDQAVVYYKRYLAKIPDNVDARVDYGVTLFEGGHTQDAIEQLTQALKMNPRHQIGYYNLGIVYLNAGEFDKANAAFKKCVSLDPNSDIGKKAQQTLEQHANLKN
- a CDS encoding TrpB-like pyridoxal phosphate-dependent enzyme; this encodes MKSKQVQNRIYLTEKEIPKKWYNITFNLKEKLLPPLDPQTRQPIGPDKLAAIFPQRLIEQEVYDKQFLKIPEDILKIYLKWRPTPLVRATRLEEMLETTAHIYYKNESVSPAGSHKPNTAVAQAYYNKLEGVKRLATETGAGQWGSALALACNYFDLGCKVFMVKSSYDQKPYRRSMMQLWGAEVTPSPSEETKSGKELLERDPNSPGSLGMAISEAVEVAASDPDTKYSLGSVLNHVLLHQTIIGEETIKQLEKIGEFPNIIIGCVGGGSNFGGFSFPFIREILEEKPRAKKMKVIAVEPAACPTMTRGVFTYDYGDTVGLTPLLPMHTLGHDFVPPAIHAGGLRYHGVSPLISALVNQKIIHPVSYSQNEVFDAAVKFARSEGIVPAPESSHAIRATIDEALRAKSEGKEEVIVFNLSGHGHFDMSAYDAYLQGRLEDTSLDEDELQKYLSQLKHQGIAD
- a CDS encoding YtxH domain-containing protein, whose amino-acid sequence is MAHDDNGLTKGLLLGFIAGGVIGAVTALLLAPKSGKELRQDIKKKTDELKEVAQNQLQQAREKAGDLVNEGRKRSEEMISQAKQRAETLLSDAEKVIDQAKGEGSKLKAAFKAGADAFREERNKNS
- a CDS encoding DUF948 domain-containing protein encodes the protein MTFVYIAASIALLSFAAASIYMIVLMKDAKQVLNQVEASVKEISDKSGPLLENSGVITGKIREIAENVDGEVTSLKGAMDSLVGAVDDLVEFERKIKSKIEGPILDTAGIVAGITRGIRTFLRVLKS
- the fusA gene encoding elongation factor G, with product MKEYLSSNIRNVALVGHGAAGKTTFAEAVLYAAGVTSRMGSIAEGNTVSDYNHDEIEKKISISTSLLHVEWRDLKFNIVDPPGYPDFLGEVKAALRVSDAALIFVKAVEGIEVGTEIDWGFTKEYKNPSIFVINKVDAEHSSFKKVFQQIRDKLTHDAAVVQFPANEGLTADSVVDVLKLKLLKFDRNAKGKFTESEIPGTLKTEAEKYREELIEQLSETDEELLNTFLEKGELTEEQILSGLRKAIAERKIFPVFAVAGQQLVGVASILDFLADYAPSPDVVPQSIAYKAGNSKEEVKVPCSPGGDTALFTFKTISERNIGELSLFRVYSGIVMPGMDLVNQTNGKSERLGTLYVLNGKDRKEISKVIAGDIAAVVKLKDTHTNNTLSSKNFPVVLKKIEFPEPIMRVAIVSKNRHDEDKVASGLHALHEEDPTFLIEVDPELSQTVLSGQGETHLQVVTKRLKERYGVDVDMVEPDIPYRETIKGSIPDSEYKHKKQSGGRGQYGHVHLKIEHLPRGGGFEFVDAIVGGVVPGRFVPAVEKGVVEAMERGVVSGHKVVDVKVTLFDGTYHTVDSDEVSFKIAGSMAFRKGFKEAKPILLEPIYELEVVVPDEHMGDIMGDISGRRGKIMGMEAEGSNQKVRAQVPLKELYKYANVVRSMTQGRGVFKQKFSHYEEVPKEVAEKIISEAQKDKVEQE
- a CDS encoding HIT domain-containing protein, with product MQRLWSPWRSKYIESISEKNDGTQKKCIFCEKFSEHDDEKSLVVYRGSLSAIVMNLYPYNSGHLMVVPFAHKGDFEDLTDEENADVMRQVRLAVKLLRMTCHPDGFNFGANLGKVSGAGIAEHVHFHVVPRWNGDTNFMTVLDDTKIISEELQDTYKKFKAALAAMKP